The following coding sequences lie in one Silene latifolia isolate original U9 population chromosome 5, ASM4854445v1, whole genome shotgun sequence genomic window:
- the LOC141657932 gene encoding F-box protein At5g49610-like, producing the protein MSAKKTKTATTLEEVERQPHRYPTRSKLRRNTRYLPTEVIFQILIFLPAKSLFDAARYVCKQWYDIVTDPDFIKAHSQLSTPGFLIRNSYYRDSHMTFIDANTPNTTKIQIPPRVKEIFCFNGLVLFSSLSSEEILLFHVVNPVTKENISLPPVADGKDRMVESTASLSVDSHGHYKVVFAFYTSTFYEDILIKMGLFTIGIDKEWRFLDLEGSATLITIGTSLGFMLTEGFIWRLWKLTDVKSGEFYW; encoded by the exons ATGTCAGCGAAGAAGACGAAGACGGCGACGACGTTAGAAGAAGTTGAAAGACAACCTCATCGTTATCCAACTCGCTCGAAACTACGTCGAAACACTCGATATCTTCCAACAGAGGTAATATTCCAAATCCTAATATTTCTTCCTGCTAAATCCCTTTTTGACGCTGCGAGATACGTCTGCAAGCAGTGGTACGATATAGTTACCGACCCTGATTTCATTAAAGCGCATTCTCAACTATCTACTCCCGGATTCCTCATTCGAAACAGTTATTATCGAGATAGTCATATGACTTTTATCGACGCTAATACGCCTAACACTACGAAAATCCAAATTCCGCCCCGTGTTAAAgaaatattttgttttaatggGTTAGTTCTGTTTTCGAGTCTGTCATCCGAAGAAATATTATTATTTCATGTGGTGAATCCTGTTACTAAAGAAAACATCAGTCTGCCTCCCGTGGCGGACGGTAAGGACAGAATGGTCGAAAGTACAGCTAGTTTATCCGTGGATTCCCACGGTCATTATAAAGTAGTGTTTGCTTTTTATACATCCACCTTCTATGAAGATATACTAATAAAGATGGGACTATTTACTATTGGCATCGATAAAGAATGGAGATTTCTCGATCTTGAAG GTTCTGCTACGTTGATAACTATCGGAACAAGTCTAGGGTTTATGCTAACAGAAGGGTTTATATGGAGGCTCTGGAAATTAACAGACGTAAAATCTGGTGAGTTTTACTGGTGA
- the LOC141657933 gene encoding uncharacterized protein LOC141657933 gives MSAKKMKTATTVDAVERLPHRYPTRSKLRRYTRYLPTEVIFQILIFVPAKALFDAARYVCKQWYDIISDPDFIKAHCQMSTPGFLIRKSYWREGHMIYIDANTPNTTEIQIPPRVEEIFCFNGLVLFSSISNKDILFHVVNPVTKENISLPRLADYKGRMFKSTASVSVDSRGHYKVVFAFDTSTFYEDILIKMGLFTIGIDKEWRFLDLEGILVDLRIRDTISFSPQPFGGFIYWYQYNYYSSARRSNGFALDIDTETIYQFSQPNDVVYDLGSATLITIGTSLGFMLTEGFIWRLWKLTDVKSSEWTQLPSINVSTLHSHFDEVFGQYVNLIYHPVKLDRGDLWLYHFVNDKNLVVRYNFVNENMVVFPMEINIDHQSLRPHINTLVSPKNFNYMSKNGDPFT, from the coding sequence ATGTCCGCGAAGAAAATGAAGACGGCAACGACGGTAGACGCAGTTGAAAGACTACCTCATCGTTATCCAACTCGCTCGAAACTACGTCGGTACACTCGATATCTTCCAACAGAGGTAATATTCCAAATCCTAATATTTGTTCCCGCTAAAGCCCTTTTTGACGCTGCGAGATACGTGTGCAAGCAGTGGTACGATATAATTAGTGACCCTGATTTCATTAAAGCGCATTGTCAAATGTCTACTCCGGGTTTCCTCATTCGAAAGAGTTACTGGCGAGAGGGTCATATGATTTATATCGACGCTAATACGCCTAACACTACGGAAATCCAAATTCCGCCACGTGTTGAAgaaatattttgttttaatggGTTAGTTCTGTTTTCGAGTATTTCAAACAAAGATATATTATTTCATGTGGTGAATCCTGTGACTAAAGAAAACATCAGTCTGCCTCGCCTGGCCGACTATAAGGGCAGAATGTTCAAAAGTACAGCGAGTGTATCAGTGGATTCCCGCGGTCATTATAAAGTAGTGTTTGCTTTTGATACATCCACCTTCTATGAAGATATACTAATAAAGATGGGACTATTTACTATTGGCATCGATAAAGAATGGAGATTTCTCGATCTTGAAGGTATACTCGTTGACTTGAGAATAAGGGATACAATATCATTTTCACCACAACCATTTGGAGGATTTATCTATTGGTatcaatacaattactatagctCTGCTCGTAGATCCAATGGTTTTGCCTTGGATATTGATACGGAAACTATTTATCAGTTTTCTCAGCCGAATGACGTTGTTTATGATCTAGGTTCTGCTACGTTGATAACTATCGGAACAAGTCTAGGGTTTATGCTAACAGAAGGGTTTATATGGAGGCTCTGGAAATTGACAGACGTAAAATCTAGTGAGTGGACTCAGTTACCTTCTATCAATGTAAGTACATTGCATAGCCATTTCGATGAAGTCTTCGGTCAATATGTAAATTTGATTTATCATCCGGTTAAATTAGATAGAGGAGATTTGTGGTTGTACCATTTTGTCAACGACAAAAATCTTGTGGTTCGTTATAATTTTGTCAACGAAAACATGGTGGTTTTCCCGATGGAGATAAACATCGATCATCAATCCCTTCGGCCTCATATAAATACATTGGTTTCACCCAAGAACTTCAATTACATGTCCAAGAATGGTGACCCATTCACGTAG